One window of the Eucalyptus grandis isolate ANBG69807.140 chromosome 6, ASM1654582v1, whole genome shotgun sequence genome contains the following:
- the LOC120294585 gene encoding BAHD acyltransferase DCR-like, translated as MRHHQYLILPVPDCPCMAVHRARPPLPAQPGHRLPDGCEQPGRLDPPLSPEYFGNSITPVRTAAKVGELLGSGLGWAARLLHTAVAEHSSAKLREWNEDWIKRPQVYHLDKTFDQYSIMMGSSPRFDKYGNEFGLGKAVALRSGYANKFDGKVSAYPGHEGGGSIDLEICLPPTTMALSKLTRNSWPP; from the coding sequence ATGCGGCACCACCAGTATCTCATCCTTCCAGTCCCTGACTGCCCTTGTATGGCGGTGCATCGCGCGCGCCCGCCGCTTCCCGCCCAGCCAGGTCACAGGTTGCCGGATGGCTGCGAACAACCGGGCAGGCTTGACCCTCCTCTCTCGCCGGAGTACTTCGGAAACTCAATCACACCAGTGAGGACGGCGGCTAAGGTGGGGGAGCTGCTGGGCAGCGGTCTTGGGTGGGCGGCGCGACTGCTGCATACGGCGGTGGCGGAGCACAGCAGCGCAAAGCTGAGGGAGTGGAACGAGGATTGGATAAAGAGGCCACAGGTGTACCACCTGGACAAGACGTTCGATCAGTACAGCATCATGATGGGGAGCTCGCCACGGTTCGACAAGTACGGCAACGAGTTCGGGCTGGGGAAGGCCGTGGCTCTGCGAAGTGGGTATGCGAACAAGTTCGACGGCAAGGTCTCAGCCTATCCGGGCCACGAAGGAGGCGGAAGCATCGACCTCGAGATCTGCCTTCCGCCGACGACGATGGCACTCTCGAAGCTGACCCGGAATTCATGGCCGCCGTGA